The sequence below is a genomic window from Lycium ferocissimum isolate CSIRO_LF1 chromosome 9, AGI_CSIRO_Lferr_CH_V1, whole genome shotgun sequence.
CAGTCTAGTCCTTCTTAGGCCTATCCAGAAGCTCTATTTATTATCCTGTTAATCACTACAACTTATCTGACATTCATACAATTAAAATGTTGTTTTTCTATTTTGTAATATCCCTAGTGGATTCTTTTGGCATATGGGATTTGAGTATCTTTCTTCTTTCGCGCGTGTACGTTCTTGTTGTACTGCTATAAGGTTTGGCTGGAAAAAAGATATGTTGGTTCGCGTCATACATCAGAATGGTTCAACACAGCTGGTAGAAATGTCAAAACAGGACTTATTGCAAGTGTAATTGTGTCTCAGGTACCATGTTTTATTGTTGTCAAATGCCGATCCAGAGAAGAATCTAAGTTCTTATGTTGTTCTAATAAGTTAAGATCAACTTAACTGCCACATTTTCTTTTGCAGTGGACTTGGGCAGCTACAATCTTGCAAAGTTCTAATGTAGCCTGGGAGTATGGAATTAGTGGCCCCTTTTGGTATGCAAGTGGAGCTACTATTCAGGTACGTCTAAATCATCCTTCGAAATTCTTTATCCAAAATCTTTGAGTGGTTTCTAAATTTTTTGTACAACAGGTTCTCCTTTTTGGTGTGATAGCAATAGAGATCAAACGGAAAGCTCCTTATGCTCATACGGTCTGTGAAATCGTAAAAGCAAGGTTTGTGGTGAACTATAATAAAGATGAAAATGATTCTGCTGTATCCATAAGGATTTTCTTAGGGTAGTCTTTTGACTATCATTTACTCTTATTTTCAGATGGGGAACTGCTGCTCATCTTGTTTTTCTGGGGTTTTGCTTCTTGACAAACATTACAGTAACGGCCATGTTGCTTCTTGGTGGTTCTGCGGTCGTTAATGCACTCACTGAAGTTAACATATATGCTGCTAGTTTTCTTATCCCTCTTGGTGTTATCATTTACACCTTAGCAGGAGGGTTAAAAGCTACTTTCTTGGCTAGCTATATACATTCCGTCATAGGTATCTACTTTATACTCTTTATATCAGCTTTACTCTTTTTCACGCGCTCATCTAAGAGAAATTTCTGGTTATTGATTTCAGTACACGTGGTTTTAGTCATATTTGTGTACCTAGTGTACGTCACAAGCGATGAACTTGGCAGCCCAAGCATCGTTTACAGACGTTTATTGGAGGTAGCAAGCAAGTCAAGAAGTTGTCAAGAGCCAATCTCCCATGTTGGACAATCTTGTGGTCCTGTTACTGGGAATTTCAAGGGGTCTTATGTTACTATGATGAGTTCAGGAGGTCTCGTCTTTGGTATCATCAACATCGTTGGCAACTTTGGTACAGTTTTCGTTGACAATGTAAGTTTTTTTCCGTAGGATATACCAAGAAACTAGCTTATGCAATGTTCCTTTAATCATCCTTTTATTGAAATGGTAGGGGTATTGGGTAAGTGCAATTGCTGCAAGACCATCATCAACACATAAGGGCTATTTGTTGGGTGGCCTAGTTTGGTTTGCTGTGCCATTCTCTTTGGCAACATCACTAGGTCTCGGAGCACTAGCACTTGATCTACCAATAACAGCAAGTGAGGCAAGCCACGGACTCGTTCCTGCGGCTACAGCTATTGCTTTGATGGGAAAAGGGGGATCAATTCTTCTTCTCACAATGCTCTTTATGTAAGTGCCTAATCAAGAATTACCTATGAAATACAGTCAGACAACTCTATAACAAACATTTCATGACAATGGCCAAGTTTGATTTTTGAACTGATTGTCAAGTCatgatatattatatgttctcaaTAGTATTTCGctataacaacaaaaaaatatccAAACAAATGACGTTATAAAGAGTTTTAACTGTATTTTCACTTACCTTTCATTTTATGACTTCTTGTCTATTGATTAGGGCTGTCACATCAGCCGGTTCGTCTGAGCTAATCGCGGTCtcttcattatgtacttatgacaTCTATCGTACGTACATCAATCCGGATGCAAGTGGAAGACAAATTCTAAAAGTTTCAAGAGGAGTTGTCTTAGGCTTTGGCTGTTTCATGGGCATTTTAGCAGTAATTTTGAACAAGGCTGGTGTTTCTCTAGGTTGGATGTATTTAGCAATGGGAGTTTTCATAGGATCAGCTGTTCTCCCAATAGCTTTCATGCTTTTGTGGCGAAAAGCAAACGGTTTAGGAGCAATCCTAGGGACAGTTATTGGCTGTTTGTTAGGGATAATCACTTGGTTATCAGTCACTAAGATCGAGTATGGAAAGATCAATCTTGATACAACTGGTAGAAATGCACCAATGCTTGCAGGAAACCTTGTTTCTATACTTACTGGTGGAGCAATTCATGCTATTTGCAGCATTTTAAGACCTCAGAATTATGAATGGGAGACTACAAAACAGATCACCgtagttgaaaaggaaaagactGAATTGCC
It includes:
- the LOC132030051 gene encoding urea-proton symporter DUR3, coding for MASSLINCPPFQFSSKYYSGDGDSCVRQSSFFGGKPVLNQSVGYSVILGFGALFAVFTSFLVWLEKRYVGSRHTSEWFNTAGRNVKTGLIASVIVSQWTWAATILQSSNVAWEYGISGPFWYASGATIQVLLFGVIAIEIKRKAPYAHTVCEIVKARWGTAAHLVFLGFCFLTNITVTAMLLLGGSAVVNALTEVNIYAASFLIPLGVIIYTLAGGLKATFLASYIHSVIVHVVLVIFVYLVYVTSDELGSPSIVYRRLLEVASKSRSCQEPISHVGQSCGPVTGNFKGSYVTMMSSGGLVFGIINIVGNFGTVFVDNGYWVSAIAARPSSTHKGYLLGGLVWFAVPFSLATSLGLGALALDLPITASEASHGLVPAATAIALMGKGGSILLLTMLFMAVTSAGSSELIAVSSLCTYDIYRTYINPDASGRQILKVSRGVVLGFGCFMGILAVILNKAGVSLGWMYLAMGVFIGSAVLPIAFMLLWRKANGLGAILGTVIGCLLGIITWLSVTKIEYGKINLDTTGRNAPMLAGNLVSILTGGAIHAICSILRPQNYEWETTKQITVVEKEKTELPPEEFKEEKLNRAKAWIIKWGIGFTCVIVFLWPILTLPVGQFSKGYFTFWAVISIAWGTIGSAVIIALPLMESWRTIKSVLNGMFTNDRVVEKLEDLNSKLNAFIIAMPEVERVYLLEKERSKKKESSEYDQIAASPIH